Proteins from a genomic interval of Rhipicephalus microplus isolate Deutch F79 chromosome 6, USDA_Rmic, whole genome shotgun sequence:
- the LOC142765140 gene encoding uncharacterized protein LOC142765140: MNNGNLALEKVVLFTANECSVQAKVSVQATVVKNVQVSSTAMAQELLAEADSLIRCKGFGEKGEFAANPKRQEKTCGGKTFSMSCPGVAQELGKACPQCRYLKKLLLNQASYKRRKVHACTRPLSYKLKIRSMQLKRTKSKILRVKLNIEKLKRKNASKDSSVFVDAIKSLPSKQQQQVRACLAAAKRKSTKGMKYDSEWVLECAVMCMKSPRLYEHIRKHKIMVLPSRTCLRRYLKKFRSGFGLSSKVFAAVKEKTKSMDPFQCHGGLLIDEMKLSENLSLASDGSIEGFVDLGKFTPEAERSLTCDHGLVVMFQPFSGKWHQIIGVFASHSNVKAETLAKIILECVILCENAGLHVDFVTCDGASWNRAMWHSFGVVGTKEKTVCRRKHPSDPERFLCFVSDFPHLVKCVRNSFVSTGFELPEGHADVDGIDCARNSDESRSTTLKAMPHVSKSVVRPTGFEAMRVNYAFLLFSDEVLRGLFLYREDIEEKHGDQSPTVNFVERMRNLIEAMTSRCSSGALRPGNAHKACIESFLAYLDLREKKCEKKSEKKGQIILKAAGLPISDRTSSDQIRVNSINHTVLISTPDLDRADLYHGIRLLNFNGTPHEVATHVADPVDTCRGTVLLPSDYSEDEIISTLRRCNPKLTIGGARRLGSTETILIIFQGKIVPYYVHYDGCALRCRPFRQKVEACTRCRQIGHRQDVCTNTSDTLCPKCGLKDAPMDHECDHIQEYATQLACQQWGQVCDSMQGNLDSKRTWRIDELLDIGNLCEAREVLSGCGLDHTDMVVEASDSRLIYYIGGYVARKNIATTKCTDCCAQLLRQNNGSLPAAACLTNVVNRGGLLHPSAKLNDLVTSLENAFTRCFSIKEIKSDSILDLISFLQLAKLTVVGCPNHNTELTNKVIKFYVLTRLNFLVKTQNASQGDNVRR, encoded by the exons ATGAATAACGGTAACCTCGCCTTAGAAAAAGTCGTTCTCTTCACTGCAAACGAGTGCAGTGTTCAAGCGAAAGTTTCCGTTCAAGCCACGGTAGTGAAGAACGTACAGGTCAGTAGCACTGCAATGGCGCAAGAGCTGCTTGCGGAAGCGGATTCTCTGATACGGTGCAAAGGATTCGGCGAAAAGGGCGAGTTCGCTGCTAATCCCAAACGCCAAGAAAAGACCTGTGGTGGGAAGACTTTCAGCATGTCTTGCCCCGGAGTGGCACAAGAACTAGGCAAAGCCTGCCCACAGTGTAGATACCTAAAGAAGCTACTGCTCAACCAGGCCTCCTACAAACGAAGGAAGGTACATGCTTGCACCCGGCCCCTTTCATACAAGCTGAAGATTCGGAGCATGCAACTGAAGAGGACGAAATCGAAAATTCTGAGAGTGAAGTTGAACATCGAGAAACTAAAAAGGAAAAATGCAAGCAAAGATTCCTCGGTGTTTGTGGATGCCATCAAATCCCTGCCCTCAAAACAGCAGCAGCAGGTAAGAGCATGCCTAGCAGCGGCGAAGCGCAAAAGCACCAAAGGAATGAAATATGACTCTGAATGGGTGCTTGAGTGTGCAGTCATGTGCATGAAGAGTCCACGGCTCTATGAGCACATAAGAAAGCACAAGATCATGGTTCTTCCATCGCGTACGTGTCTTCGGCGCTACTTGAAGAAGTTCAGAAGTGGCTTTGGCCTCAGCAGCAAAGTTTTTGCTGctgtaaaagaaaaaacaaagtcgATGGACCCGTTTCAGTGCCACGGCGGCCTACTCATCGATGAAATGAAGCTATCGGAAAACTTGAGTCTTGCTTCGGATGGCAGCATTGAAGGCTTCGTTGACCTCGGGAAATTCACACCTGAAGCCGAGCGCTCACTTACATGTGATCATGGACTGGTGGTGATGTTCCAGCCCTTCAGTGGGAAGTGGCATCAGATTATTGGAGTATTTGCCTCGCATAGCAATGTTAAAGCAGAGACTCTAGCCAAAATAATCCTTGAGTGTGTCATACTGTGCGAGAATGCTGGGCTCCACGTGGATTTCGTAACGTGTGATGGAGCTTCATGGAATCGGGCCATGTGGCATTCATTTGGTGTGGTTGGAACGAAGGAAAAAACTGTGTGCAGAAGAAAGCACCCCAGTGACCCCGAGCGTTTCCTTTGCTTTGTATCAGACTTCCCGCATCTCGTCAAATGCGTGAGGAACAGCTTTGTTAGCACAGGCTTTGAGCTTCCAGAAGGGCACGCTGATGTTGACGGTATAGACTGTGCCCGAAACTCTGATGAAAGTCGTAGCACCACGCTCAAGGCAATGCCACACGTCAGTAAGTCCGTGGTTCGGCCTACTGGTTTTGAGGCTATGAGGGTCAACTACGCATTTTTGCTGTTCAGTGATGAAGTCCTCCGTGGCCTTTTTCTCTACAGAGAAGATATTGAAGAGAAACATGGAGACCAATCTCCCACCGTCAACTTTGTAGAAAGGATGCGAAATCTTATTGAGGCCATGACTTCTAGGTGTAGTTCAGGTGCACTCAGGCCCGGTAATGCCCACAAAGCCTGCATTGAAAGCTTCTTGGCTTACTTGGACCTGCGGGaaaaaaagtgtgaaaaaaagTCTGAAAAAAAGGG ACAAATAATCCTCAAGGCGGCGGGTCTCCCAATCTCTGACCGCACCAGTTCTGACCAAATACGCGTCAACTCCATCAACCATACCGTTCTGATTAGCACACCAGACCTGGATCGTGCCGACCTCTACCATGGCATACGGCTCTTGAACTTCAACGGCACCCCTCATGAAGTCGCCACCCATGTCGCTGATCCCGTCGATACCTGCAGAGGAACCGTTCTCCTGCCTTCCGATTACTCGGAAGACGAAATCATCTCGACCCTCCGCCGATGCAACCCAAAGCTGACTATCGGAGGTGCACGACGCctgggcagcactgaaaccattcTAATCATATTCCAAGGCAAAATCgttccttactacgtccactacgACGGCTGTGCACTTCGATGTCGTCCCTTCAGGCAAAAGGTTGAAGCCTGCACACGGTGCCGTCAGATTGGTCATCGCCAAGACGTCTGCACCAACACCAGTGACACACTTTGTCCCAAATGTGGACTAAAAGATGCACCTATGGACCACGAGTGTGACCAT ATCCAGGAGTACGCCACACAACTGGCCTGCCAGCAATGGGGCCAggtgtgtgacagcatgcaaggaaACCTTGACAGCAAACGCACATG gaGGATCGATGAACTGCTAGACATCGGCAACCTCTGTGAAGCACGTGAAGTCCTCAGCGGGTGTGGGCTTGACCACACTGACATGGTAGTGGAAGCCAGTGACTCAAGGCTCATCTATTACATTGGCGGCTATGTGGCAAGGAAAAACATCGCAACCACAAAGTGCACCGACTGCTGTGCACAGCTCCTGCGACAGAACAATGGGTCACTGCCAGCCGCAGCATGCCTCACCAATGTAGTGAACAGGGGTGGCCTGCTGCATCCATCAGCCAAGCTGAATGACCTGGTGACTTCGCTTGAGAACGCATTCACACGTTGCTTCAGCATCAAGGAGATCAAAAGTGACAGTATCCTGGACTTGATCTCATTTTTGCAGTTGGCTAAGTTGACCGTCGTGGGCTGCCCCAACCACAACACGGAACTCACAAACAAGGTCATCAAATTCTACGTCCTCACCAGGCTGAATTTTCTTGTGAAAACTCAGAATGCCAGCCAAGGTGACAACGTAAGAAGATGA